The following are encoded in a window of Thunnus albacares chromosome 17, fThuAlb1.1, whole genome shotgun sequence genomic DNA:
- the si:ch73-141c7.1 gene encoding coenzyme Q-binding protein COQ10 homolog, mitochondrial isoform X2, whose product MANKTTPLLLKTLLEMSEAHSGKLVRGNLRRANVRHLGSCGALAVRRASLPLCPTTPVSTPSRSFINLAAPISTRRMEYTECRTLRYTPEQMFNVVASVDQYQHFVPWCKKSQVMKGRNGDIRAELEIGFPPVVERYTSEVTVIPNHQVRALCTDGSLFNHLETVWRFAPGHKDQPDSCKVDFYVSFEFKSLLHSQLAGIFFDEVIKKMVRAFESRAATLYRNRQEASLRRRST is encoded by the exons ATGGCCAACAAAACGACTCCTCTTCTCCTCAAGACACTGCTGGAGATGTCTGAAGCGCACTCTGGAAAGCTTGTACGAGGAAACCTTAGAAGAGCAAATGTCAG ACATCTGGGCTCCTGCGGGGCCCTGGCAGTGAGGAGGGCCAGCCTGCCTCTATGCCCCACCACCCCTGTCAGCACACCCAGCCGCAGCTTCATCAACCTGGCTGCTCCCATCAGCACACGGAGGATGGAGTACACCGAGTGCCGGACATTACG GTATACTCCAGAGCAGATGTTCAATGTGGTGGCCAGTGTGGACCAGTATCAGCACTTTGTTCCCTGGTGCAAGAAATCTCAGGTCATGAAGGGACGAAACGGTGACATCCGGGCGGAGCTTGAAATAGGTTTCCCCCCCGTCGTGGAGCGCTACACCTCTGAAGTTACCGTCATCCCAAACCACCAAGTCAGG gCCCTGTGTACTGATGGATCCCTCTTTAACCATCTTGAAACAGTATGGAGGTTTGCCCCTGGACACAAAGACCAACCAGATTCCTGCAAAGTGGATTTCTAT GTGTCATTTGAGTTCAAGTCTCTTCTGCACTCTCAGCTGGCCGGCATATTCTTCGACGAAGTGATTAAGAAGATGGTCAGGGCCTTTGAGTCACGGGCAGCGACACTTTACAGGAACCGGCAGGAGGCGTCACTGAGGAGGCGCTCAACATGA
- the si:ch73-141c7.1 gene encoding coenzyme Q-binding protein COQ10 homolog, mitochondrial isoform X1: protein MELILNILQETGVCRQRDQGARLHTVGPQKNTVSLVFSSHLTRQADISAATSLFKRRARRLISGNKSRVTAAGAQTSISRLKKTQPVLVFIVHIAMANKTTPLLLKTLLEMSEAHSGKLVRGNLRRANVRHLGSCGALAVRRASLPLCPTTPVSTPSRSFINLAAPISTRRMEYTECRTLRYTPEQMFNVVASVDQYQHFVPWCKKSQVMKGRNGDIRAELEIGFPPVVERYTSEVTVIPNHQVRALCTDGSLFNHLETVWRFAPGHKDQPDSCKVDFYVSFEFKSLLHSQLAGIFFDEVIKKMVRAFESRAATLYRNRQEASLRRRST from the exons ATGGAATTAATATTGAATATCTTGCAGGAAACAGGTGTCTGCAGACAGAG AGATCAAGGAGCCCGTTTGCATACAGTTGGACCACAAAAGAATACTGTGTCTCTGGTATTTAGTTCTCACCTAACTAGACAAGCTGATATTTCAGCTGCAACATCACTGTTTAAAAG GAGAGCGAGGCGACTCATCAGTGGGAACAAAAGCCGGGTCACCGCTGCTGGGGCACAAACTTCGATATCTCGCCTAAAAAAAACTCAACCTGTGTTAGTTTTCATCGTGCACATCGCCATGGCCAACAAAACGACTCCTCTTCTCCTCAAGACACTGCTGGAGATGTCTGAAGCGCACTCTGGAAAGCTTGTACGAGGAAACCTTAGAAGAGCAAATGTCAG ACATCTGGGCTCCTGCGGGGCCCTGGCAGTGAGGAGGGCCAGCCTGCCTCTATGCCCCACCACCCCTGTCAGCACACCCAGCCGCAGCTTCATCAACCTGGCTGCTCCCATCAGCACACGGAGGATGGAGTACACCGAGTGCCGGACATTACG GTATACTCCAGAGCAGATGTTCAATGTGGTGGCCAGTGTGGACCAGTATCAGCACTTTGTTCCCTGGTGCAAGAAATCTCAGGTCATGAAGGGACGAAACGGTGACATCCGGGCGGAGCTTGAAATAGGTTTCCCCCCCGTCGTGGAGCGCTACACCTCTGAAGTTACCGTCATCCCAAACCACCAAGTCAGG gCCCTGTGTACTGATGGATCCCTCTTTAACCATCTTGAAACAGTATGGAGGTTTGCCCCTGGACACAAAGACCAACCAGATTCCTGCAAAGTGGATTTCTAT GTGTCATTTGAGTTCAAGTCTCTTCTGCACTCTCAGCTGGCCGGCATATTCTTCGACGAAGTGATTAAGAAGATGGTCAGGGCCTTTGAGTCACGGGCAGCGACACTTTACAGGAACCGGCAGGAGGCGTCACTGAGGAGGCGCTCAACATGA